From a single Theropithecus gelada isolate Dixy chromosome 10, Tgel_1.0, whole genome shotgun sequence genomic region:
- the CSTF1 gene encoding cleavage stimulation factor subunit 1 isoform X2 yields MYARSGRLGRIRASIFPGESGIPREPDQLLAGKLVFLFSKMYRTKVGLKDRQQLYKLIISQLLYDGYISIANGLINEIKPQSVCAPSEQLLHLIKLGMENDDTAVQYAIGRSDTVAPGTGIDLEFDADVQTMSPEASEYETCYVTSHKGPCRVATYSRDGQLIATGSADASIKILDTERMLAKSAMPIEVMMNETAQQNMENHPVIRTLYDHVDEVTCLAFHPTEQILASGSRDYTLKLFDYSKPSAKRAFKYIQEAEMLRSISFHPSGDFILVGTQHPTLRLYDINTFQCFVSCNPQDQHTDAICSVNYNSSANMYVTGSKDGCIKLWDGVSNRCITTFEKAHDGAEVCSAIFSKNSKYILSSGKDSVAKLWEISTGRTLVRYTGAGLSGRQVHRTQAVFNHTEDYVLLPDERTISLCCWDSRTAERRNLLSLGHNNIVRCIVHSPTNPGFMTCSDDFRARFWYRRSTTD; encoded by the exons ATGTACGCTCGGAGCGGTCGATTGGGCAGGATTCGCGCCTCCATTTTTCCAGGAGAGAGCGGGATACCGAGAGAACCGGACCAGCTG CTGGCAGGGAAACTTGTCTTCCTCTTCTCCAAGATGTACAGAACCAAAGTGGGCTTGAAGGACCGCCAGCAGCTCTACAAGCTGATCATTAGCCAGCTGCTATATGACGGCTACATCAGCATCGCCAATGGCCTCATCAATGAAATCAAGCCTCAGTCTGTCTGTGCACCCTCGGAGCAGCTCCTGCATCTCATCAAACTAG gaatggaaaatgatGACACCGCAGTTCAGTATGCAATTGGCCGTTCAGATACTGTTGCCCCTGGCACAGGGATTGACCTGGAATTTGATGCAGATGTTCAGACTATGTCCCCAGAGGCTTCTGAGTATGAAACATGCTATGTCACATCACATAAAGGACCATGCCGTGTAGCTACCTATAGTAGAGATGGACAGTTAATAGCTACTGGGTCTGCTGATGCTTCAATAAAGATACTTGACACAGAGAGGATGTTGGCCAAAAGTGCCATGCCAATAGAG GTCATGATGAATGAGACCGCACAACAAAATATGGAAAACCACCCAGTGATTCGAACTCTTTATGACCATGTGGATGAAGTCACGTGCCTCGCTTTCCACCCCACAGAACAGATCCTGGCTTCTGGTTCAAGGGACTATACTcttaaattatttgattattccAAACCATCAGCAAAAAGAGCCTTCAAATATATTCAG GAAGCTGAAATGTTACGCTCCATCTCTTTTCATCCTTCTGGAGACTTTATACTTGTCGGAACTCAGCATCCTACTCTTCGCCTTTATGATATCAACACCTTTCAATGTTTTGTCTCTTGCAATCCTCAAGATCAACACACCGATGCTATATGTTCCGTTAATTACAATTCTAGTGCCAATATGTATGTAACTGGAAGCAAGGACGGCTGCATCAAATTATGGGATGGTGTTTCAAATCGATGCATCACAACTTTTGAGAAAGCACACGACGGTGCTGAAGTTTGTTCTgccattttttccaaaaattctaAATACATTCTCTCAAGTGGAAAAGACTCTGTAGCTAAACTTTGGGAAATATCAACAGGACGAACCCTCGTCAGATACACGG GCGCGGGTTTAAGTGGACGCCAGGTGCACCGAACGCAGGCTGTGTTTAACCACACTGAGGACTATGTGTTACTGCCTGACGAGAGGACGATCAGTCTTTGCTGCTGGGACTCGAGAACAGCTGAGCGGAGAAACCTGCTCTCACTGGGGCACAACAACATTGTACGCTGCATAGTGCACTCCCCCACCAACCCCGGCTTCATGACGTGCAGCGATGACTTCAGAGCGCGGTTTTGGTACCGGAGATCGACCACCGATTGA
- the CSTF1 gene encoding cleavage stimulation factor subunit 1 isoform X3 → MYRTKVGLKDRQQLYKLIISQLLYDGYISIANGLINEIKPQSVCAPSEQLLHLIKLGMENDDTAVQYAIGRSDTVAPGTGIDLEFDADVQTMSPEASEYETCYVTSHKGPCRVATYSRDGQLIATGSADASIKILDTERMLAKSAMPIEVMMNETAQQNMENHPVIRTLYDHVDEVTCLAFHPTEQILASGSRDYTLKLFDYSKPSAKRAFKYIQEAEMLRSISFHPSGDFILVGTQHPTLRLYDINTFQCFVSCNPQDQHTDAICSVNYNSSANMYVTGSKDGCIKLWDGVSNRCITTFEKAHDGAEVCSAIFSKNSKYILSSGKDSVAKLWEISTGRTLVRYTGAGLSGRQVHRTQAVFNHTEDYVLLPDERTISLCCWDSRTAERRNLLSLGHNNIVRCIVHSPTNPGFMTCSDDFRARFWYRRSTTD, encoded by the exons ATGTACAGAACCAAAGTGGGCTTGAAGGACCGCCAGCAGCTCTACAAGCTGATCATTAGCCAGCTGCTATATGACGGCTACATCAGCATCGCCAATGGCCTCATCAATGAAATCAAGCCTCAGTCTGTCTGTGCACCCTCGGAGCAGCTCCTGCATCTCATCAAACTAG gaatggaaaatgatGACACCGCAGTTCAGTATGCAATTGGCCGTTCAGATACTGTTGCCCCTGGCACAGGGATTGACCTGGAATTTGATGCAGATGTTCAGACTATGTCCCCAGAGGCTTCTGAGTATGAAACATGCTATGTCACATCACATAAAGGACCATGCCGTGTAGCTACCTATAGTAGAGATGGACAGTTAATAGCTACTGGGTCTGCTGATGCTTCAATAAAGATACTTGACACAGAGAGGATGTTGGCCAAAAGTGCCATGCCAATAGAG GTCATGATGAATGAGACCGCACAACAAAATATGGAAAACCACCCAGTGATTCGAACTCTTTATGACCATGTGGATGAAGTCACGTGCCTCGCTTTCCACCCCACAGAACAGATCCTGGCTTCTGGTTCAAGGGACTATACTcttaaattatttgattattccAAACCATCAGCAAAAAGAGCCTTCAAATATATTCAG GAAGCTGAAATGTTACGCTCCATCTCTTTTCATCCTTCTGGAGACTTTATACTTGTCGGAACTCAGCATCCTACTCTTCGCCTTTATGATATCAACACCTTTCAATGTTTTGTCTCTTGCAATCCTCAAGATCAACACACCGATGCTATATGTTCCGTTAATTACAATTCTAGTGCCAATATGTATGTAACTGGAAGCAAGGACGGCTGCATCAAATTATGGGATGGTGTTTCAAATCGATGCATCACAACTTTTGAGAAAGCACACGACGGTGCTGAAGTTTGTTCTgccattttttccaaaaattctaAATACATTCTCTCAAGTGGAAAAGACTCTGTAGCTAAACTTTGGGAAATATCAACAGGACGAACCCTCGTCAGATACACGG GCGCGGGTTTAAGTGGACGCCAGGTGCACCGAACGCAGGCTGTGTTTAACCACACTGAGGACTATGTGTTACTGCCTGACGAGAGGACGATCAGTCTTTGCTGCTGGGACTCGAGAACAGCTGAGCGGAGAAACCTGCTCTCACTGGGGCACAACAACATTGTACGCTGCATAGTGCACTCCCCCACCAACCCCGGCTTCATGACGTGCAGCGATGACTTCAGAGCGCGGTTTTGGTACCGGAGATCGACCACCGATTGA
- the CSTF1 gene encoding cleavage stimulation factor subunit 1 isoform X1, producing MQLVEMGCESCKVKSDQRVLCSFCDLLEALPFTIRFPFLQLAGKLVFLFSKMYRTKVGLKDRQQLYKLIISQLLYDGYISIANGLINEIKPQSVCAPSEQLLHLIKLGMENDDTAVQYAIGRSDTVAPGTGIDLEFDADVQTMSPEASEYETCYVTSHKGPCRVATYSRDGQLIATGSADASIKILDTERMLAKSAMPIEVMMNETAQQNMENHPVIRTLYDHVDEVTCLAFHPTEQILASGSRDYTLKLFDYSKPSAKRAFKYIQEAEMLRSISFHPSGDFILVGTQHPTLRLYDINTFQCFVSCNPQDQHTDAICSVNYNSSANMYVTGSKDGCIKLWDGVSNRCITTFEKAHDGAEVCSAIFSKNSKYILSSGKDSVAKLWEISTGRTLVRYTGAGLSGRQVHRTQAVFNHTEDYVLLPDERTISLCCWDSRTAERRNLLSLGHNNIVRCIVHSPTNPGFMTCSDDFRARFWYRRSTTD from the exons ATGCAGCTGGTAGAGATGGGATGTGAGTCCTGCAAGGTTAAGTCTGACCAAAGAGTCCTCTGTTCCTTCTGTGATTTGCTAGAGGCTCTACCCTTCACCATCCGTTTTCCCTTTTTGCAGCTGGCAGGGAAACTTGTCTTCCTCTTCTCCAAGATGTACAGAACCAAAGTGGGCTTGAAGGACCGCCAGCAGCTCTACAAGCTGATCATTAGCCAGCTGCTATATGACGGCTACATCAGCATCGCCAATGGCCTCATCAATGAAATCAAGCCTCAGTCTGTCTGTGCACCCTCGGAGCAGCTCCTGCATCTCATCAAACTAG gaatggaaaatgatGACACCGCAGTTCAGTATGCAATTGGCCGTTCAGATACTGTTGCCCCTGGCACAGGGATTGACCTGGAATTTGATGCAGATGTTCAGACTATGTCCCCAGAGGCTTCTGAGTATGAAACATGCTATGTCACATCACATAAAGGACCATGCCGTGTAGCTACCTATAGTAGAGATGGACAGTTAATAGCTACTGGGTCTGCTGATGCTTCAATAAAGATACTTGACACAGAGAGGATGTTGGCCAAAAGTGCCATGCCAATAGAG GTCATGATGAATGAGACCGCACAACAAAATATGGAAAACCACCCAGTGATTCGAACTCTTTATGACCATGTGGATGAAGTCACGTGCCTCGCTTTCCACCCCACAGAACAGATCCTGGCTTCTGGTTCAAGGGACTATACTcttaaattatttgattattccAAACCATCAGCAAAAAGAGCCTTCAAATATATTCAG GAAGCTGAAATGTTACGCTCCATCTCTTTTCATCCTTCTGGAGACTTTATACTTGTCGGAACTCAGCATCCTACTCTTCGCCTTTATGATATCAACACCTTTCAATGTTTTGTCTCTTGCAATCCTCAAGATCAACACACCGATGCTATATGTTCCGTTAATTACAATTCTAGTGCCAATATGTATGTAACTGGAAGCAAGGACGGCTGCATCAAATTATGGGATGGTGTTTCAAATCGATGCATCACAACTTTTGAGAAAGCACACGACGGTGCTGAAGTTTGTTCTgccattttttccaaaaattctaAATACATTCTCTCAAGTGGAAAAGACTCTGTAGCTAAACTTTGGGAAATATCAACAGGACGAACCCTCGTCAGATACACGG GCGCGGGTTTAAGTGGACGCCAGGTGCACCGAACGCAGGCTGTGTTTAACCACACTGAGGACTATGTGTTACTGCCTGACGAGAGGACGATCAGTCTTTGCTGCTGGGACTCGAGAACAGCTGAGCGGAGAAACCTGCTCTCACTGGGGCACAACAACATTGTACGCTGCATAGTGCACTCCCCCACCAACCCCGGCTTCATGACGTGCAGCGATGACTTCAGAGCGCGGTTTTGGTACCGGAGATCGACCACCGATTGA